GTTATTATCTGTTAAACTTTGTAGGTTAAAACGAAAAGCCATTTCGGTTTTTGTTTTTCTGTATACATTTTTTAACAAAAATTGTCTAACTCCTTCTTCTGGAATTGTTTGTTTTAAAATATCATCAACCTCGGTTCTTAACTTTAATTGAGAAAAATCTACACTATTTAATGCATCAATAATTGTATGATGATGTGGTACGTAAAATTTTGGGGCTATATCGGCCACAATCAATTTTTCTACCAACTCTGGATATTCCACAGCAAACAACATGGCTGTTTTTCCGCCCATGGAATGACCTAAAACAATGGCTTTTTCAATATTCTTATCTTCAAAATAATGTTTTAAATCTTGTACCATCAACTCATAACTAAAGTCATCAGCATGAAAACTACGTCCGTGGTTACGTTGATCTACCATGTGGACTTCAAAATCTTCTGATAATTTATTGGCATGAGATTTCCAATTGTCTCCCATTCCAAAGTACCCGTGAAGAATAATTAACGGAAAACCTGATCCTACAATATTTGAATGTAAAACTTCCATTTAATGTATGTCTTGTAATTTATATAAATACATGTTTACAACATTTTGCAAACCGTAATACAATGCTTCTGATATTAAAGCGTGCCCAATAGAAACCTCATCTAACTCAGGAATATTTTTAGCAAAAAAATTGATGTTTTTTAAACTTAAATCATGACCTGCATTTACTCCCATTCCTAATTGCTTAGCCAATTTAGCAGCCTCGGCATACTCGGTAATCACTCCAGTATTTCCTTTTCCGTATTCTACTGCAAATTTTTCTGTATACAACTCTACTCTATCTGCTCCTGTAGTTGCGGCAGCTTCAATCAACGCAGGATTTCCTGTATCAATAAAAATGGATGTTCTAATCCCCGCTTCTTTAAATTCTGCAATTACATCTTTTAAAAAAGATTGATGAGTAATGGTATCCCAACCAGCATCAGAAGTAATATTATCATCTCCATCTGGCACCAATGTAACTTGTTCTGGATTTACATCTAACACCAATTTTTTAAACTTTGGAATAGGATTTCCTTCAATATTTAGCTCTGTGCTAACAATTTCTTTTAAGTCAAAAGCATCTTGATAACGAATATGACGTTCATCTGGTCTTGGGTGAATGGTAATTCCTTGCCCTCCAAATTCTTCAATATCCTTTGCTACCTGTACCAAGTTAGGCACATCACCCCCTCTTGAATTTCTTAACGTAGCTATTTTATTAACATTTACGCTTAATACCGCCATATTCTGTATTTTTATGAATGCAAAAATATTCAAAATAGAACGAACAATTAACAATTTTCATTAATTTGAACTTTATGGAACTTATCAACTACATATCAAAGGACAAAATATCGGTGAATAATCAAAAAACCATAGAAAAAATTCTACAGATTTTTAGCACTATTCCCTACTCTCATATTCCAGTAGTTCAAAACAAAAAGCTAGTGGCTGTTATCTCTAAAGAAGATTTAAATACCGTAGACAACAAAAAACAAAAGCTTGCAGAATTGGAATATTTATACGAATTCTTTTTTGCCAAACAAGAAGACACCTTGCTAGAAGTTTTCTCTAATTTTGCTGTAAACAACACCAATTTACTGCCAATTACTGATGCTGAAAACAATTATATTGGGTATTTAGACCTTAATGACACCTTAGATTGTTTTGCCGATACCGAATTTTTAAGCACAGAAGGAAATATTTTGTTACTACAAAAAAACAGTCACGAATACTCAATGTCTGAAATTTGTCAGATTGTAGAATCAAATAAAAATACTGTTTTAGGATGTTTTATTACAGAAAAAACCGAAGATCAAACACAGATTACACTAAAAGTTAAGCCCATCAATATTAACGAATTGGTACAATCTTTTAGAAGGTATGATTATAGTATTATCAACACCCTAACAGAAGATTCCTATTTAGAAAGCTTAAAAAAACGCTCAGAATACTTTATTAAATATTTAAACATCTAAATTCGCAGCACTAAAAAGTTTTACTATGAAAAAAGTAGCCATTTTTGGACAAGTATATAAAGATGCCGATGAAGTTTATGTTTCTACGTTAATTAACGTTTTAAACAAAGCTAAGACCGATGTTTATATCAATAAAGATTTTGCCGATTCTATTAAAAACACAGGACTAAAATTTGTAGATCACCTAGACACTTATGATGGTGAATCTGGGCTTGATTCAACTTTTGATGCCCTAATTACTTTAGGAGGTGATGGAACTATTCTTAGAGCTTTTAATCAGATAAAAGATTTAAACATTCCTATTTTAGGAATCAATTTAGGAAGATTAGGATTTTTAGCTACAGTTCAAAAAACAGAAATAAGCAAAGCCATCAAAGAATTCTTAAAAGGAGAATATATTGTTGATGAACGAGTAATGTTAAAAGTTACTAGTAACGAAAACGGACCCGAATTTACTAGTTTAG
Above is a genomic segment from Wenyingzhuangia fucanilytica containing:
- a CDS encoding alpha/beta fold hydrolase, with the translated sequence MEVLHSNIVGSGFPLIILHGYFGMGDNWKSHANKLSEDFEVHMVDQRNHGRSFHADDFSYELMVQDLKHYFEDKNIEKAIVLGHSMGGKTAMLFAVEYPELVEKLIVADIAPKFYVPHHHTIIDALNSVDFSQLKLRTEVDDILKQTIPEEGVRQFLLKNVYRKTKTEMAFRFNLQSLTDNNPEVGEALPAYTTYDGEVLFLRGQKSDYILDDDFALITAHFEKAKIDTVSNAGHWLHAENPVEFYNKLIAFIK
- a CDS encoding pyridoxine 5'-phosphate synthase, whose protein sequence is MAVLSVNVNKIATLRNSRGGDVPNLVQVAKDIEEFGGQGITIHPRPDERHIRYQDAFDLKEIVSTELNIEGNPIPKFKKLVLDVNPEQVTLVPDGDDNITSDAGWDTITHQSFLKDVIAEFKEAGIRTSIFIDTGNPALIEAAATTGADRVELYTEKFAVEYGKGNTGVITEYAEAAKLAKQLGMGVNAGHDLSLKNINFFAKNIPELDEVSIGHALISEALYYGLQNVVNMYLYKLQDIH
- a CDS encoding CBS domain-containing protein, translated to MELINYISKDKISVNNQKTIEKILQIFSTIPYSHIPVVQNKKLVAVISKEDLNTVDNKKQKLAELEYLYEFFFAKQEDTLLEVFSNFAVNNTNLLPITDAENNYIGYLDLNDTLDCFADTEFLSTEGNILLLQKNSHEYSMSEICQIVESNKNTVLGCFITEKTEDQTQITLKVKPININELVQSFRRYDYSIINTLTEDSYLESLKKRSEYFIKYLNI